A single window of Culicoides brevitarsis isolate CSIRO-B50_1 chromosome 3, AGI_CSIRO_Cbre_v1, whole genome shotgun sequence DNA harbors:
- the LOC134835292 gene encoding uncharacterized protein LOC134835292, whose protein sequence is MKFLIVLSVVALAAARPGGIGHGGSSGGFQISNGNQFAGQLFQLVPNGGAGGGAGGFSGSSGSGFSGSSGSGFGGSSGSGFGGSSGSGFGGSSGGGQLFQLVAENGGGAGGSSFGGAGAGGFGGSSAGGFGGPSVTQVTKDIYVHVPPPEGPEEFEGGRPGGAVNRKHYKIIFIKAPSVSIQQQLALQNAAGGEEKTIVYVLVKKPELATELEAAKKASSKNNKPEVYFIKYKSQREGQGNAGGAGSGAGAGSGAGAGGAGGSFGGSGSSFGGASGFGGSSGSSGAGAGAGGLFQLVAEGGSSGGAGGSSHHGGGYSSGPSSSYGPPHKK, encoded by the exons ATGAAGTTTTTGATT GTCCTTTCAGTCGTTGCTTTGGCAGCAGCTCGCCCTGGCGGTATCGGCCATGGTGGAAGCTCCGGAGGATTCCAAATTTCAAATGGAAATCAATTCGCAGGACAATTGTTCCAATTAGTTCCAAACGGAGGAGCTGGTGGCGGAGCAGGTGGATTCAGTGGATCATCTGGTAGCGGATTCAGTGGATCATCTGGAAGCGGATTCGGCGGATCATCTGGTAGCGGATTCGGCGGATCATCTGGTAGCGGATTCGGCGGATCATCTGGTGGAGGCCAATTGTTCCAAC TTGTTGCTGAAAACGGAGGTGGAGCCGGAGGCTCATCATTCGGAGGAGCTGGTGCTGGAGGTTTCGGTGGATCATCGGCTGGAGGATTCGGAGGTCCCTCAGTTACCCAAGTTACCAAGGATATCTATGTCCATGTACCACCCCCAGAAGGGCCAGAAGAATTCGAAGGTGGACGCCCTGGAGGTGCTGTCAACCGTAAACACTACAAAATCATCTTCATCAAGGCTCCATCCGTCTCCATTCAACAGCAACTTGCTTTGCAAAATGCTGCTGGTGGCGAAGAAAAGACAATCGTTTATGTTTTGGTCAAGAAACCCGAGCTTGCTACTGAATTGGAAGCCGCCAAGAAAGCCAGCAGCAAGAATAACAAACCAGAAGTTTACTTCATCAAGTACAAGAGCCAACGTGAAGGTCAAGGCAATGCTGGAGGTGCTGGAAGTGGCGCAGGAGCAGGAAGCGGCGCAGGTGCTGGTG GTGCTGGTGGTTCATTTGGAGGTTCCGGATCATCCTTTGGAGGTGCTAGTGGATTCGGAGGATCTTCTGGATCTAGTGGAGCTGGTGCTGGGGCCGGAGGATTATTCCAAC TTGTCGCTGAAGGTGGATCCTCAGGTGGTGCTGGAGGCAGCTCTCATCACGGCGGTGGCTATAGTTCTGGTCCAAGCAGCTCTTATGGACCTCcccataaaaagtaa